In one Carassius carassius chromosome 12, fCarCar2.1, whole genome shotgun sequence genomic region, the following are encoded:
- the LOC132155018 gene encoding protein FAM110B-like, whose translation MPTETLQADSKPAGQGGAFASAVPLRILNKGPDYFRRQTEPNPKRLSAVERLEADKAKYVKSQEVINAKQEPIKPQVLAKPPVCPVPVKRSGGMGCGLKASNNNAKSDTCATTTKRENLNLEILKNILNSSSSSEGPTKGTSHKVGARSWAPHRSSELLEPGCRSFADSLKVPPSTQGRHSPQGGNLNLSRRLLEERSCEADDERSPLHASHSSSDIRLMCNGKPLRAARSSSSSAPPLPPKPSAKALAACDNAPCSIERETLSSTATELELGSSVVRRPSLHRSKSDLSDRYARAGADVERFFNYCGLDPEELESVGVESFTRANSDIVSLNFRSASMISSDCEQSRHSNDDLTDEEDDAGERVPYGISAVERNARVIKWLYSIKQARDSQKVSHV comes from the coding sequence CCAACCCAAAGCGGTTGAGCGCCGTGGAGCGGCTCGAGGCCGACAAGGCTAAGTACGTGAAGAGCCAGGAGGTCATCAACGCTAAGCAGGAACCCATCAAGCCACAGGTTCTTGCCAAGCCCCCCGTCTGCCCGGTTCCCGTCAAGAGAAGTGGCGGCATGGGATGTGGCTTGAAGGCTTCCAACAACAACGCcaagtcggacacctgcgcaacCACCACCAAACGGGAGAATCTCAACCTAGAGATACTGAAGAACATCTTGAACAGCTCCTCCTCATCCGAGGGGCCCACCAAGGGGACGTCGCACAAAGTCGGGGCACGTAGCTGGGCGCCACATCGCTCGTCTGAGCTGTTGGAACCTGGATGTCGTTCCTTTGCTGACTCGCTCAAGGTACCACCTTCCACGCAAGGTCGACACAGTCCACAGGGAGGCAACTTGAACCTGAGTCGCAGGCTGCTGGAGGAGAGGTCGTGTGAGGCTGATGACGAGCGTTCACCGCTGCACGCCTCCCACAGCTCCTCAGACATTCGGCTCATGTGCAATGGCAAGCCACTGAGAGCGGCCCGCAGCAGCAGCTCTTCCGCACCACCACTGCCGCCCAAGCCTAGCGCCAAGGCCTTGGCTGCATGTGACAATGCTCCCTGCTCCATTGAAAGAGAGACACTGTCTAGCACTGCTACAGAGCTGGAGTTGGGCAGTTCTGTGGTCCGTAGACCCTCCCTTCACCGCTCCAAATCAGACCTGAGCGATCGCTATGCTCGGGCCGGTGCAGATGTGGAGCGGTTCTTCAACTATTGTGGGCTAGATCCAGAGGAGCTGGAGAGCGTAGGTGTGGAAAGCTTCACCAGAGCGAACTCTGACATTGTGTCGCTCAACTTCCGTAGTGCCAGCATGATCAGCTCGGACTGTGAGCAGTCACGGCATAGCAACGACGACCTGACCGATGAAGAAGACGATGCTGGGGAGCGTGTTCCCTATGGTATTTCTGCTGTAGAACGGAACGCCCGGGTCATTAAGTGGCTCTACAGCATCAAGCAGGCGCGGGACTCTCAGAAAGTCTCCCATGTCTAA